The proteins below come from a single Zea mays cultivar B73 chromosome 8, Zm-B73-REFERENCE-NAM-5.0, whole genome shotgun sequence genomic window:
- the LOC100274018 gene encoding uncharacterized protein LOC100274018 has translation MLIRRPLQTLTLPLLRRHFSAATVEAFVSPDQATDPLSPPYDYLPGHPRPDAKHNEVILAVPRASSGRHVAAKERKAGRVPAIVFEQENGQEGGNKRLISVRANQIRKLVDHLGRSFFLSRLFSLQVWSEHAGQGELIESVRVLPRKVHLHAGTDEPLNITFMRAPSSALLKIDVPLMFIGEDASPGLRKGAYFNTIKRTAKYLCPADIVPPYIEVDLSELDVGQKLLMRDLKVHPALKLLHSPDQPICNFTGSRSPE, from the exons ATGCTCATCCGGCGACCGCTCCAAACCCTCACCCTCCCCCTCCTCCGCCGCCACttctccgccgccaccgtcgaggCCTTTGTGTCCCCCGACCAAGCCACCGACCCGCTCTCCCCGCCGTACGACTACCTCCCGGGCCACCCGCGGCCAGACGCTAAGCACAATGAGGTGATCCTCGCCGTCCCGCGCGCCTCTTCGGGGCGCCACGTAGCCGCCAAGGAGCGCAAGGCCGGGCGGGTCCCCGCCATCGTGTTCGAGCAGGAGAACGGACAGGAGGGCGGCAACAAGCGCCTCATCTCCGTTCGGGCCAATCAGATCCGCAAGCTCGTCGACCACCTCGGccggtccttcttcctctccagGCTGTTCAGTCTCCAGGTCTGGTCAGAACATGCCGGGCAGGGCGAACTCATCGAAAGCGTCCGCGTCCTACCCAGAAAG GTACACCTGCATGCAGGCACTGATGAACCGCTGAATATCACATTTATGAGAGCACCTTCTTCTGCACTTCTCAAAATAGATGTTCCTCTGATGTTCATTGGAGAGGATGCCTCGCCTGGTCTCAGGAAAG GAGCTTACTTCAACACCATAAAACGAACAGCCAAGTATCTGTGCCCTGCTGACATAGTACCACCATACATTGAAGTGGATCTAAGTGAGTTGGATGTAGGACAGAAATTGCTGATGCGTGATCTGAAAGTTCATCCTGCGTTGAAGCTGCTTCATTCGCCAGATCAGCCCATCTGTAACTTTACCGGATCAAGGTCTCCAGAATAG